In Rhodococcus sp. OK302, one genomic interval encodes:
- a CDS encoding NAD(P)-dependent alcohol dehydrogenase produces MKAAQLMGPGLLQINDVPIPEIGPSEILIRVGAAGICHSDLHLLHFPYKMREEPLTIGHEIAGTIEAFGSNVDGRSVGERGVVYLCWSCGQCRECMSGNENMCLAAGRTAMPPCPGLGPEGGMAEYVKIPARSFVPIGDLDFLQAAPLADAALTSYHAIRGAREHLQPGTTAVVIGVGGLGHVAVQILRAISAVRIIAVDVGQDQLDLAKRCGADIALESGPDTAKQILELTSGRGAETVFDFVGIDATAQMSVEAVAPNGAYRMVGLGGGSPGITTEAAGGPGWPWGASIRKSYGGTRNDLVDSIALAQAGLVTVEVTRFDLADARDALDRLEHGKITGRAVLVP; encoded by the coding sequence GTGAAGGCAGCTCAACTCATGGGTCCGGGACTCCTGCAAATCAACGACGTACCGATCCCCGAGATCGGCCCGTCGGAAATCCTCATCCGGGTAGGTGCCGCCGGAATCTGCCACTCCGATCTTCACCTCCTGCACTTCCCGTACAAGATGCGCGAAGAACCGCTGACCATCGGCCACGAAATTGCCGGCACGATCGAAGCGTTCGGCAGCAACGTCGACGGCCGCTCCGTCGGTGAGCGCGGCGTCGTGTACCTGTGCTGGTCGTGCGGGCAATGCCGAGAGTGCATGAGCGGCAACGAAAACATGTGCCTCGCTGCCGGACGCACGGCGATGCCGCCCTGCCCGGGGTTGGGGCCTGAGGGCGGAATGGCCGAGTACGTGAAGATCCCGGCACGCTCGTTTGTACCGATCGGAGATCTCGACTTTCTCCAGGCCGCGCCGCTCGCTGACGCCGCATTGACCAGCTATCACGCAATCCGGGGCGCGCGTGAACACTTGCAGCCGGGCACAACCGCCGTGGTCATCGGCGTCGGCGGACTCGGACACGTTGCAGTGCAGATACTTCGGGCCATCAGTGCGGTCCGGATCATCGCTGTCGACGTCGGGCAAGACCAACTTGATCTCGCCAAGCGATGCGGTGCAGATATCGCGCTCGAGTCGGGACCGGACACGGCGAAGCAGATCCTCGAACTGACTTCTGGTCGAGGCGCAGAAACCGTCTTCGACTTCGTCGGCATCGACGCTACCGCGCAGATGTCCGTCGAAGCGGTCGCCCCGAACGGCGCCTACCGCATGGTCGGACTGGGCGGCGGCAGTCCCGGAATTACCACGGAGGCCGCCGGCGGACCGGGTTGGCCGTGGGGTGCATCGATTCGAAAGTCTTACGGCGGCACCAGGAACGATCTGGTCGATTCCATCGCCCTGGCACAGGCCGGTCTGGTAACGGTAGAAGTGACCCGATTCGATCTCGCCGACGCTCGCGACGCTCTCGACCGTCTCGAGCACGGCAAGATCACCGGACGCGCAGTGCTCGTACCCTAA
- a CDS encoding class I adenylate-forming enzyme family protein, whose translation MTTSTDPQAFIASVMAGLTGPGKRFELGVEDVLGSSMPVMKNRDKSLGDVLEASLDYGTRDYLVTKDRRFSYLEHGEAVAALATALRDKYGVRKGDRVGILAANTPEWVMTFWAAQSLGAIAVGFNSWWVAREVEYGIEHTTPTVVIADAKRAQILAGLNTTVPVLTMEESLPALLEKYSGSPLPHTAVDEDDPAVILYTSGTSGRPKGAVHTHRNVLAVIDYHRYSDRLAAAFTGQPTDGRPSDLRYLLTAPLFHIASLHNLAIPRLATGGAVVIHQGAFDVDEVLSLVEKEKVTNWAVVPTMASRLLDYGDLGKYDLTSLSAFALASAPSSPALQERLRESLPFAQHALVDSYGLTESCTGISVATPPELAAFPGTLGRPIIGVSVEVRDPFGVAVPDGEEGEICARSAYVMLGYWNDEAATAAAIGPDRWLRTGDFGVLEDGRLRLTGRRSDLILRGGENVYPLEIEQCLDEHPEVLECAVIGIDSADLGQEVAAVVVLRSEDAATEEELRNYVAERLAYFKVPVKWQIGTTPLPRNATGKTIRAKVVIS comes from the coding sequence GTGACTACCTCCACTGATCCACAAGCATTCATCGCCTCCGTCATGGCCGGACTCACCGGCCCCGGAAAACGTTTCGAGTTGGGTGTCGAGGATGTTCTCGGTAGCTCGATGCCCGTCATGAAGAACCGCGACAAGTCACTGGGCGACGTACTCGAGGCCTCCCTCGACTACGGAACTCGCGACTATCTGGTGACGAAGGATCGCCGCTTCAGCTACCTCGAACACGGTGAGGCCGTGGCAGCCTTGGCCACTGCACTCCGCGACAAGTACGGCGTGCGCAAGGGCGATCGTGTTGGCATTCTTGCCGCGAACACACCGGAATGGGTGATGACCTTCTGGGCCGCTCAATCGCTCGGGGCCATCGCCGTCGGCTTCAACTCGTGGTGGGTGGCCCGTGAGGTGGAGTACGGAATCGAGCACACCACACCCACGGTGGTGATCGCCGATGCCAAGCGCGCACAAATTCTCGCCGGGTTGAACACCACCGTTCCTGTGCTCACAATGGAAGAGAGTCTCCCGGCACTACTCGAGAAGTACTCCGGATCACCACTCCCCCATACAGCAGTAGACGAGGACGATCCGGCCGTCATCCTGTACACCAGCGGAACCAGTGGGCGCCCCAAGGGAGCCGTACATACGCACCGAAACGTGTTGGCAGTCATCGACTACCACCGCTACAGCGACCGCCTCGCTGCAGCGTTCACCGGTCAGCCGACCGACGGTCGCCCGAGCGATCTGCGTTACCTGCTGACTGCACCGCTGTTCCACATCGCGAGTCTGCACAACCTGGCAATTCCACGACTGGCCACCGGTGGCGCCGTGGTCATCCACCAGGGCGCATTCGACGTCGACGAAGTCCTCTCCCTCGTCGAAAAAGAGAAGGTCACCAACTGGGCAGTCGTCCCGACCATGGCAAGTCGCCTCCTCGACTACGGCGACCTCGGAAAGTACGATCTGACGTCGCTGAGCGCCTTTGCCTTGGCTTCCGCGCCGTCGTCGCCGGCGTTGCAGGAACGTCTACGCGAGAGCCTGCCATTTGCGCAGCACGCATTGGTCGACAGTTACGGACTCACGGAATCGTGCACCGGCATCTCGGTTGCCACACCCCCGGAACTGGCCGCGTTCCCCGGAACTCTGGGACGACCCATCATCGGTGTGAGCGTGGAAGTTCGCGATCCCTTCGGCGTTGCGGTTCCGGACGGCGAGGAAGGCGAAATCTGTGCTCGCAGTGCCTATGTGATGCTGGGATACTGGAACGACGAAGCCGCCACCGCCGCCGCCATCGGCCCCGACCGTTGGCTCCGGACCGGCGACTTCGGAGTCCTCGAAGACGGCCGACTCCGACTGACCGGACGCCGCTCCGATCTGATCTTGCGTGGCGGCGAAAACGTCTATCCCCTCGAGATCGAACAGTGCCTCGACGAGCATCCCGAGGTACTCGAATGCGCTGTGATCGGTATCGATTCGGCAGATCTCGGCCAGGAAGTTGCGGCCGTTGTCGTTCTACGCAGCGAGGATGCCGCGACAGAAGAAGAGCTACGCAACTATGTCGCAGAACGACTCGCCTATTTCAAGGTGCCGGTGAAGTGGCAAATCGGCACAACACCCCTGCCTCGCAACGCAACCGGAAAGACGATACGCGCAAAGGTGGTTATCTCATGA
- a CDS encoding SDR family NAD(P)-dependent oxidoreductase, whose amino-acid sequence MHINTSRFAGKTAVVTGAASGIGAAIALRLISEGARVAGIDVAEDALKEMATQHDGAFFAAPADVTKESEVAAAVAAAAAEFGGIDIAFNVAGASRVGPIVDLDEADWDFTIDLVQKGVFLCTKHEARHIKEHGRGGAIVNVASLNAHIPMPYGSPYSTGKAGVEMFSKVAAVELSSSGIRVNSVLPGLVDTPLVAPVMAYEPARDMFLSRIPIARAATPEEIAGPCLYLASDDASYVTGTSLVVDGGWEVSNYPDLTTLGS is encoded by the coding sequence GTGCACATTAATACTTCCAGGTTTGCCGGCAAGACCGCTGTCGTGACCGGCGCGGCTTCAGGGATCGGCGCGGCAATTGCCTTGCGTCTCATCAGTGAAGGCGCGCGGGTTGCCGGTATCGACGTCGCCGAGGACGCCCTCAAGGAGATGGCGACACAGCATGACGGTGCGTTCTTCGCTGCCCCGGCCGACGTGACCAAGGAATCCGAGGTTGCTGCGGCCGTCGCCGCCGCGGCAGCCGAATTCGGTGGCATCGACATTGCATTCAACGTTGCCGGTGCGTCGAGGGTCGGGCCCATCGTCGACCTCGACGAAGCAGATTGGGACTTCACGATCGATCTGGTGCAGAAGGGCGTATTCCTGTGCACCAAGCACGAGGCACGCCACATCAAGGAGCACGGCCGCGGCGGCGCCATTGTCAATGTCGCCTCGCTCAACGCCCACATCCCGATGCCGTACGGTAGCCCCTATTCCACCGGCAAAGCCGGCGTGGAAATGTTCAGCAAGGTTGCTGCAGTGGAACTCTCGAGTTCCGGGATTCGCGTCAACTCCGTTTTGCCCGGACTGGTCGACACTCCCCTCGTCGCTCCGGTCATGGCCTACGAACCCGCCCGCGACATGTTCCTCAGTCGCATTCCCATTGCCCGGGCCGCAACTCCCGAAGAAATTGCCGGCCCGTGCCTCTACCTCGCGAGCGATGACGCCAGCTACGTCACGGGAACATCGTTGGTTGTCGACGGCGGCTGGGAAGTCTCGAACTACCCGGATCTGACAACGCTCGGCAGTTAA
- a CDS encoding N-acyl-D-amino-acid deacylase family protein, whose amino-acid sequence MIYDTVVNNGLWFDGTGAEPAIRNLGIRDGRVTAISIDPLDETDCPRVIDARGKWVIPGIVDIHTHYDVEILEGPALSESLRHGVTSIFVGSCSLSTIHASPSDAGDLFGRVEAIPRKHVVDALTRAKTWNSASEYIAALESLPLGPNVAAFIGHSDMRAAEMGLDRATRKDVRPSDAELASMEAHLTEALDAGFVGMSGQQLLFDKLDGETCRSRTLPSTYATAKERRRLNAILRRRGRVFQAGPDPTNPVNTGMMAFTSVGIWRKRLKTSMLSAADIKSNKMAVTVLGPLAHLVNRLGGDLRWQHLPVPFEVYADGIDLVVFEEFGSGAAALHLTDEMERNTMLRSEEYRRQFRKDYDQKFGVKVWHRDFFDAEIVACPDDSVVGKTFGQVGVERGISHPVDAFLDLILEHGTKVRWRTTISNHRPEILDKFATDYGVQLGFSDAGAHLRNMAFYNFGLRFLRRVYDAQKAGQPFMTIEAAVHRLTGELADWYDVDAGHLRLGDRADLVVIDPAYLDDSLDGYAESPVVEYDNLSRMVNRNDKTVNAVLVGGEYVFGDGEAAPVLGNRRTGKFLKAGAH is encoded by the coding sequence ATGATCTACGACACCGTAGTCAACAACGGACTGTGGTTCGACGGCACCGGTGCGGAGCCTGCGATTCGCAATCTCGGGATCCGAGACGGCCGCGTCACTGCCATTTCCATCGATCCCCTCGACGAAACCGATTGTCCCCGAGTCATCGACGCTCGCGGCAAGTGGGTGATCCCGGGAATCGTCGACATTCACACGCACTACGACGTCGAGATCCTCGAAGGCCCCGCGCTGAGCGAATCGTTGAGGCATGGAGTCACATCGATCTTTGTCGGATCGTGTTCCCTGTCCACCATTCACGCCAGCCCGTCCGATGCCGGAGATCTCTTCGGCCGGGTCGAAGCGATCCCCCGCAAGCACGTTGTCGATGCGCTCACGCGGGCCAAGACCTGGAACTCCGCGAGCGAGTACATTGCGGCGCTCGAATCACTGCCGTTGGGTCCCAATGTGGCAGCCTTCATCGGGCACTCCGACATGCGAGCCGCCGAGATGGGACTGGACCGTGCAACACGGAAAGACGTGCGCCCCAGTGACGCCGAACTTGCATCGATGGAAGCACATTTGACCGAGGCGCTCGACGCCGGGTTCGTCGGAATGTCTGGCCAGCAACTGTTATTCGACAAACTTGATGGTGAGACCTGCCGCTCGCGGACCTTGCCGTCGACATATGCGACCGCTAAGGAGCGACGCCGACTCAACGCGATTCTGCGTCGTCGCGGACGCGTATTTCAGGCCGGACCCGATCCCACAAATCCGGTGAACACCGGCATGATGGCGTTCACCAGCGTCGGCATCTGGCGTAAGCGACTCAAGACCAGCATGCTCTCAGCAGCAGATATCAAGTCGAACAAGATGGCAGTCACCGTGCTCGGTCCCCTTGCGCACCTGGTCAATCGACTCGGCGGCGACTTGCGCTGGCAGCACCTACCTGTCCCGTTCGAGGTGTACGCCGACGGAATCGATCTCGTTGTCTTCGAGGAGTTCGGCTCCGGTGCGGCAGCACTGCATCTGACGGACGAGATGGAACGCAATACCATGTTGCGGAGCGAGGAATACCGTCGACAGTTCCGCAAGGATTACGACCAGAAGTTCGGCGTCAAGGTGTGGCATCGTGACTTCTTCGACGCCGAAATCGTTGCTTGCCCAGATGATTCGGTAGTCGGAAAGACTTTTGGTCAAGTCGGTGTCGAACGCGGCATCTCCCACCCCGTGGACGCATTTCTCGACCTGATTCTCGAACACGGCACCAAGGTCCGTTGGCGCACAACCATCTCCAATCACCGACCGGAGATTCTGGACAAGTTCGCTACGGACTACGGCGTACAGCTCGGATTCTCCGACGCCGGAGCGCATTTGCGTAATATGGCGTTCTACAACTTCGGCTTGCGATTTCTTCGACGCGTCTACGATGCGCAGAAGGCGGGACAGCCGTTCATGACCATCGAGGCCGCGGTACATCGTCTCACCGGTGAGTTAGCCGACTGGTACGACGTTGATGCAGGGCACCTGCGGTTGGGTGACCGTGCCGACCTCGTCGTCATCGATCCCGCCTATCTCGACGATTCACTCGACGGCTATGCGGAGAGCCCGGTTGTGGAGTACGACAACCTCTCTCGCATGGTCAATCGCAACGACAAGACCGTCAACGCAGTTCTTGTCGGTGGCGAATACGTGTTCGGCGACGGAGAAGCAGCGCCCGTTCTCGGCAATCGCCGGACCGGAAAATTCTTGAAAGCAGGTGCACATTAA